The DNA window CTGGAAATAGGATATCCTTGATACAGTTTCTTCGGTTTTGGGAGTAGTTTTTAATATGTTGTTTGTCCAATTGAGGCCAAGTTTTCTTACTCGTTTGATGTTTTTCTTACAAAGGTTCTACGCATACTAGAAGGTGATATGGGGATCGATGCAAGTTACATGTCAACACCAGGTTGTGATGTGGGAAGCCGTAGTGGACGGATATGGGCAGAACAGCATCAACAACGGCAGCATCACAGTGGCCTACTCTCAGACGAGGTATGTGAGGGTTTTGGTGGGAAGCACTCTCATGAGACACTAAATCCAGCTTTCCGGGAGAGGCACAGGGCCAAAGCTGGGGCTCCATCTTTTGAAAACGAGTTTTGAGGATCTAACCCTCTGTCTACTGCCTTGCCCCATCCCCTATTCCCCACTTACCTacagagaaggggaaaaaaaaaatacacctgTCTACTGCATATATGGTATTTTTGTTTACATGTTCTTCTCCATGGAGTTTACTATTAAATGCCTATCATTTGCTTCTGTATAAAGTAGCAAGGAATTATGGTTAGTAATGTCCTAAAGTATTGTTGAATTTAGTTATGGTTTAAATGATTTATGTAGCCACATGAATATGGTGGTGCTTATATCTCTGTTGATCTATGCTTCCCTCCCATCTTGGGGTGTCCACTGTACATTTTGTTTGAATCATGTTTTTCTTTCCAAAGCAGCAGGAAACAGGCAAGTCTTTGTCTTATCTCAAGAGGCATGGCATTAGTGGGTGAGTGATGCATACAGGCTGTAATTTAGATAAGATTTGTCTTTACCTCgacaaccaaacaaaatcaGACCTGAAAGGATTTATCGGCTGTAATTTTATCACGTTTCAGGAAAAATGCCTGAATGTTTACTAATATGTTGACCTCTGGGACCGTCTGTCTTCTAATAAGAAGCTCTGTTTGAATGTTTGAATCAAGCAATTTAGAGGATagagaagggggaaaaaaaaaagagaagaaaatttggAGTATACAGTGATACATAAGAGAAATTTAAGCGTAATCCATTGTATTCTCTCTGACTAGTTTTGAAACCATGCATGatctatttaaatttaaattttggcATGTTTACAACAAGGTGATAATAAAActtagaaaataaaagaaaactaatGGTACCCAAGATATTACAATGGCAATCCGTTCCAGCATAATCCTTCGATATTGTCATCTATATTTAACTTCTAACTCTTCCTCATTTTGGACCTAGCATACCTGGAAACACCAATGAAGAAATGCCATTCATTGTCATGCTGAAAATATAGCTATGGTAGAAGGAGCAGAAAAGGTAAAGAAGGTGTACTCTATATGCATGCCGCCTCGATCTGACGATGGTAACTCGCTTCCCTGAAGTTCTTCCATAACTTTAGTAGCTTGTTCGATTTCCTGTTTCGAATAATAGAACAATCTTGAAATATGATTCTCGCTATAAGAAGAAAATTCTAGCAATTAATTTAGATAATTTCGAGAGGAATATAATACAAGGAAGAATCTCGTCACAGAGGTAAAATTGATTCATTGCAAGATGCACTAATTTTCTCCAAACCAAGATCACTACTGACTAAATGGTACTTTATGGTGAAatgaaatacaaatcaaatcccCATGACATATGTCCTCCATTGGTACAACACCACAAAGAGAAAAAGATGGAGAGGTCACGAGAGGCTGCACTAAATCTTGAAAAAGAATATTCCCCATTCGGATAAATAAAAGATAGCATTTTTTGCtctattatttttgaaatgaaaTACTCAATCACATCCCCATTTCAACATCACATACAATATTTTTcaagatattaaaaaaaaagtatgagaggaaaagtaattttctttttaatgattTGAGGATGTACTTGGGGTATGCAAGTCACCCAACCCCAAAATAGGGTACCCCTTGGAGCACTCCAAATTGAAAAAGGATATCCCTAAATAGGTTTTCACCCATTTTGGGTTCCCATTGGAGAAGTTCTAAGTAAACCAACCCGAGAAATGTTACGTGTTCAAAGCCCAATAAATAATTGGGAAGAACCTTTTATAAGCTGCCAGAACTTCCTAAAACTCTAGTCATTAAAGTTATATGATGTTTGATGCATGCTCTACTAATGCATTGAAAGAACATACACCATGGCTAGTTCAACTCCAACATACAAGATTATGCATTGATTTCTGAGATTCGACATGTAAAAGGGTAAACTCCCGTGTACAAAACTCCCACAGTGAGCGGGTTCGGAAAAATGCAAGATGTACATAGCCTTCCCCCGCATATTTTGAGGAGAGATTGTTTATGGGGTTAGAATcctgtgacctctaagttgtaTCTCTACAACTTAACCAATGGGGTCACACGTTTGCCCATGTAAACAACACCCGttcacaaggctcccacagtgggcaGGATTGGGAAAGGCAAGACGTACGCACACCTTACCCTCCACATGATAcgtggagagactatttccagtaattgaacctatgacctctaggttgcacccatgTAGCTCTACCACTGAGCCACATGATTTGACGTGTGATACCTGAAAATCAGCAAACGCAACTGGCATTCCACCTTTAGCACGCATCTTGATCACATTGAATCCTTCATATCTGAAACCACAGACAACTGAAGCAATCAAGTTTCCAATTGAGACTTCTTTAAATATTATGGATAATAACGGTATCAACATAATAAGAGACTCCCAAAAAAACATTCGGTGAGATAACAATACATTCAACAAAAAGGAAGACATCaaccaaagaaaatataaatcaaCTTACCGAGAAAGAGCTTCTCTTAGTTCATCTTCGGTACACAATGGACCCAGATTTGCGATAAACAAAGTGGAGCACGGTTGAATACCTCCCTCGACAGTTTTTCTTGCTTGCCCCTGGTGCAGCAATTTGAAAACAATGCCAAGTTAAGAGACATTTGTAAGGAAACAAAACAATGAACCACATAAATATATCTTGATCGCCAAAGGGAAGTCACAAAAAGCATTTCCTTTATAACGTCTGTTAGGCTACGGAATTTAGTTTAGTTGTGTATAGCCTAAATTGCAGTTTCAATATATGATGAATGCTTTCTTGGTTCCCAGGGGAGAAGAAAACCTATGATGAATGCTGTATAGTAAGCTACAATATTGCAGTTACGGCAGACTCGAACTAACACAAAAGCACAACAAAATGGATGGAAGCATGTAGATGCTTGGACAAAAAACTGCAATAAATATCTTCTCTTTCATTGAGATAATAGAcattttcacgtatttgtgtgcCTCATAGTGGAACACATGGCTTCCCCCAACCCTGTTCAGTCCCCAACCACCCTCCACTCACTCCAGCAACCTACCAAATTGGGAATACTATCAATAAAATGATAGATGAAAAGAAAACGATCTTTTCATTATTCTTTAGAAGAAAATACGAACCACATCACCCGCAGAAAATCTACATCTATCAATAAGTCTATGAATAAAGCTTTCACATACATTTAGATCTGCTACTGCAGTTTCAGCATCAACGGTGGTCTCACTGCAAATACCAAACAAGAAGTCATGCTAGTAACCTAAAAGAAACCGTAAGAAGTTAATAAATCATCTTCCATCTCTATGTTGAGAAATTGTTACATTAACAATATGAGACTTTCAACTACAAGATCAATTATGGTTTTAACCTCTTTGAGGTTGCTAAATCATCCTCTGCAGAATCATTATTGGATCCTCCAGATGCGGTTTCATCAGAGTCACTGTCTCCTGTATCTACATAGTACATGTCAATATGAGTATGAGAGTCTAATCATAAATCTCATGCATGCAACAATATCAATAAAAAGGACAAGCTACAGAACATTGGCTATCGCCAAGCTCATAAAGAGTACTAAAATATGAAGAGGGGGCATTAACTACTAATTCCATCAAATCTGGTAGTCAATCAGGATATTACCATCATCACTTGACTCTTCTTGATCATTTTCTGTGGGTTTACATCTTTTATCAATAACAACATAGGGTCCACTACCTGCTCGAGAAATAACACCAATTATTTATTGTTCAAAAGTAGAAAACTTATAATGCCTGAAAGCATTTTAACTGCATACCCGGTTTTCGTTTCCTCCTGGAGTTTGACCTTGCAAGTTCAATATGTAATGTGGATCCAGTTTGAGGATCGAATTTTACACCCTAATCGTGATCATCAAGGCTAAGAAATTAGCCAAATTTCAAAAAGCTTCACAGCGTTCTAATCATAGAAAATGAATTAAATCTCTAAGTTCAGAATTGTTTGGTGCATTGCTAAAACAGGTATTGTTACTTAAAAACTGAAATTTGAAATGTGGGTTCTTCTATTTATCATTGCAAAGTAATCATACCACAAAATCTAATGTGTTTATATTGCAATACAATACCGATACGtacatattattatatttatttgcataaaaaaaattctcacatTTAACGCGTGCATCGCAGCAATGGCGGATTGATGGTTGAAGAATGTAGCAAATGCCACAACCTACGCAATAAGACAACCATCTCAAACTTATTCGATTCTCTATCTCACTCTCACATATTTTAGAAAAACATGCAGAAAGTAACCTGGTTGCCGCGGCCGGTGTACTTGAGCTGGCAAGAGTCGAAGCCAGGTCGGCGGCGGAAGAGGTTGTGAATCTCACGAGCCTTCACGTCGTCCGGCAGCCCCGAAACGAAAAGCGTATTTACTCCTTCCACTGCCCACGGATCGTACGGCTGGCGATGCTGAGCCATCttttacatatgcatatatcGACGGCTCAATGATACGTAGTGACCCTCGGCGAGTCGGCGGTGCTGGCTGCTTCTGGTTGAGGATTGTGACGGCTTAGCAAGATGAACCGGAGAAACACATAATTTTTACCCTTTTTCCTTTTGAACCGGAGAAGCACATATGGGTCCTTGGTTTGCTTTTCCGTCCAGGAGCTAATAATTttgggttttattgaaaaatgacccttgctaataaacatttttcaaatataacccttctttttaaaacacttaaatctgaccctttcagtcaaggaaaagacagagataccctttcacgtctttttatgcatttccctctcacttgcaaccctaaaaatgttttccctcctaaaactacttccctctctctatgaaacctctctctctccttcaaacccagtaaaaccgccccatctatacctctttccttcaaactttgtcacagatctagtgaaatccatatgcccaaactcaaatcttcaag is part of the Tripterygium wilfordii isolate XIE 37 chromosome 7, ASM1340144v1, whole genome shotgun sequence genome and encodes:
- the LOC120002038 gene encoding protein WHI4 isoform X4 codes for the protein MAQHRQPYDPWAVEGVNTLFVSGLPDDVKAREIHNLFRRRPGFDSCQLKYTGRGNQVVAFATFFNHQSAIAAMHALNGVKFDPQTGSTLHIELARSNSRRKRKPGSGPYVVIDKRCKPTENDQEESSDDGDSDSDETASGGSNNDSAEDDLATSKSETTVDAETAVADLNGQARKTVEGGIQPCSTLFIANLGPLCTEDELREALSRYEGFNVIKMRAKGGMPVAFADFQEIEQATKVMEELQGSELPSSDRGGMHIEYARSKMRKS
- the LOC120002038 gene encoding protein WHI4 isoform X5 codes for the protein MAQHRQPYDPWAVEGVNTLFVSGLPDDVKAREIHNLFRRRPGFDSCQLKYTGRGNQGVKFDPQTGSTLHIELARSNSRRKRKPGSGPYVVIDKRCKPTENDQEESSDDDTGDSDSDETASGGSNNDSAEDDLATSKSETTVDAETAVADLNQGQARKTVEGGIQPCSTLFIANLGPLCTEDELREALSRYEGFNVIKMRAKGGMPVAFADFQEIEQATKVMEELQGSELPSSDRGGMHIEYARSKMRKS
- the LOC120002038 gene encoding protein WHI4 isoform X3 — protein: MAQHRQPYDPWAVEGVNTLFVSGLPDDVKAREIHNLFRRRPGFDSCQLKYTGRGNQVVAFATFFNHQSAIAAMHALNGVKFDPQTGSTLHIELARSNSRRKRKPGSGPYVVIDKRCKPTENDQEESSDDGDSDSDETASGGSNNDSAEDDLATSKSETTVDAETAVADLNQGQARKTVEGGIQPCSTLFIANLGPLCTEDELREALSRYEGFNVIKMRAKGGMPVAFADFQEIEQATKVMEELQGSELPSSDRGGMHIEYARSKMRKS
- the LOC120002038 gene encoding protein WHI4 isoform X2, with amino-acid sequence MAQHRQPYDPWAVEGVNTLFVSGLPDDVKAREIHNLFRRRPGFDSCQLKYTGRGNQVVAFATFFNHQSAIAAMHALNGVKFDPQTGSTLHIELARSNSRRKRKPGSGPYVVIDKRCKPTENDQEESSDDDTGDSDSDETASGGSNNDSAEDDLATSKSETTVDAETAVADLNGQARKTVEGGIQPCSTLFIANLGPLCTEDELREALSRYEGFNVIKMRAKGGMPVAFADFQEIEQATKVMEELQGSELPSSDRGGMHIEYARSKMRKS
- the LOC120002038 gene encoding protein WHI4 isoform X1, whose amino-acid sequence is MAQHRQPYDPWAVEGVNTLFVSGLPDDVKAREIHNLFRRRPGFDSCQLKYTGRGNQVVAFATFFNHQSAIAAMHALNGVKFDPQTGSTLHIELARSNSRRKRKPGSGPYVVIDKRCKPTENDQEESSDDDTGDSDSDETASGGSNNDSAEDDLATSKSETTVDAETAVADLNQGQARKTVEGGIQPCSTLFIANLGPLCTEDELREALSRYEGFNVIKMRAKGGMPVAFADFQEIEQATKVMEELQGSELPSSDRGGMHIEYARSKMRKS